The Glycine soja cultivar W05 chromosome 9, ASM419377v2, whole genome shotgun sequence sequence agtCTTAATCCTTATTTAATGAactaatcttataattttataactttcaataaaatttaattaagagaaatagtactaataatgaaattaattataaaattttgtaaatgtcactttatagtaaaagaaagaagtatGTTAGAAAGTGATATTAATAATGGATTAAAAggagaataaataattaatttagtccttaaatttatatgttggttgtgattttagtccctaaaattaatttaaactcaAATAAGTCCCTGAAAAATTTTAAGGTTTTATTTAAGAGCATGTTTGGATTTTAGTCCAAGGTGCTCTGAATTCTAAGATTAAATTTAATGGTCTACCATAAACTAAACGCAAAAGGAAGAGCGTTGATATTCTTGCAAACTTTATTTTGCTTAACGTTCTTTTGTAACATATATCCAAACATGTACTAAGTTATTGAAATTAACTCATTTTAGTACTAAActtatgttattaatattatttaagtcaTTGGACTAAGGACCAAAGCGAGTTAATTTTGAGAACTTAAatgaaatctaaaaaaattcacgtatttatttaagtttttgttaATTCGAGGAACTAAAATGTGAGTAACATAAATCCAAAGACCAAATTGGTCATTTGCTCTTAAAAGAACATTGAAGTGAGTTGAACTACTCAAGTCTAGCACATGTGAAAGTAAAACAACAGCCTTATAAATGGAAATCTCCACCAACATGTAATTTGCATCAGGCAGAGACTATAGTACAACAACCACAACATCTATCTGCCTCTGTGTCTCTACATAACATATCTCTTTTGTCTCACTTCACAAATTGTACTACATTTTCTGTCTCCAATGGCCACATCGGTGAAGAACAACTTCCTGAACCCTGCACTGGTTTCAAATCTCCAACAAGCACTGCTCAGAAGAAAGGACAGTGTGCAGGAGCAGCAGCACCACAACAGGGCCAATGAACCCACCAAAGCTTCTTCAAAACCCGTGGTGCTAGTCACCAATGGTGATGGCATAGACTCTCTTGGCCTCACATTACTAGTTGAGGCACTTCTTTGTGATGCCCTTCTTGATGTTCATGTCTGTGCTCCAGAAACGTAAGTTTAATTTCCTCAAGACATGGTTTTTGGTGAATTTGAGTTGTTTTAATGTGTGGATCATGGCAACACTTCAACTGGGGTGGATTGGTTTAAGGAttgtgatgatgtttttttttttttttggtgtaggGATAGATCGGTTTGTGGTCACTCGGTTACCACAGGGGAGACACTAGCTGTGTGTTCAGTACAAGTTGGTGGTGCCAATGCTTATCAAGTGTCTGGTAGTTTCACTCATTTGGttatgaacaaaatttagatgtcGTTCTTTAAGTTGTTTTGGTGTTGGTTTTCATAAGAGTCTTAGTTTGGTAATTAGCATAGTAATAGTTTTCATTAAATGTCATCTAAATTACTAAGTTGAAATTCTATTTCTGATTGAAAAATAGTGCCAAAATCACTTAAAGAACTGCATATAAGtttgtccttttttttctttggttattTGGTGTGAGAATTATGATTATGAGAGTAATGCATTGTTGTGTTCTAATCTTACTGTTCTAGAATCtagatttttatatgtttttgaaatttcttaatgGTGTTGTGGAAAAAATGCATTTTAGGATGTAGGGTAttataatttcttcttcttattattctTACTTTATGTCAGGAACTCCAGCAGATTGTGTCTCTTTGGCTTTATCTGGGGCATTGTTTTCTTGGTCAAAACCTGTTTTGGTAGGTATTGTTGGTATGCACAAAATCTATCATCAACTGTCGAATATATAAAACTATATAGTTCAGACCACCATTTTAATTGTATGACTTTGAAACCAGGTAATTAGTGGACTAAACAAAGGAACAACTTGTGGTTATGACACGTAAGTGTGTGATGTGCTCTTCTTTAGATATCTACCGAATCAATTTGGAAAAAgagacaaatatatatatatatatatatatatatatatatatatgtatgtatgtgggtatgtatgtattttttaatttagcttTCAAACTTTGGTCTCTGATTTTGGTGTCTTTAATGATGTAGGTTGTACTCCGGAGCTGTTGCTGGAGCTAGAGAGGCACTGATTTGTGGTGTTCCCTCTCTTTGTATATCATTGAACTGGTACTTATGTCAAATGTTATGCATTCTTAGTTTTCTATTCTTCTTTTGTCCCTCCAATGATCACAGAATTCTGTTAATGTAAATGTCTTGCAGGGAAAAGAATGTGAGCTGTGAAAGTGATTTGAAGGATGCAGTTACAGTATGTTTACCATTAATTCACGCAGCAATAAGAGATATACAGAAAGGGATTTTCCCCAAGAATTGCTTCCTCAACATAGGGATCCCAAGCTGTCCTCTGACAAATAAGGTTTGTTCTCATGATCATCATATTTTCATATTCTACAGTTTGCCAGGAAATACTTTGCTGAGTTATAAGTTTTTGTTAGAGTTTTTTTGGGCTACATACTcatataagatattttaatttccattatTTTGTATAGAGTCTCATGATTTCATACATCATAATTTAACCAGTATCCTTACTTTTTGTTTGACATAAGTCCAATTTGAATAAACTTCTTCACAGTACATATAGGATAAGAAAGAGCAAGGTAAAACTACTCATATTTATCCCATAGGTTAAAATCGAGATATTCACTTTAAGTTTTGGAGAAATTAGCTGAGAGAGTTTCTTAAAAAGTTAAGGgtcataagttgattttaacatttaaaaagaaaaccgattcattttattttcttctcaagTGGGTATTGAAAAGCTTATCCAAACTGGGCTATATCTCATTTAGTTAGACATTGTGCTTTCCAATAACAATCCAAGTGGTTGTTCTTATGACCTACATTTTGTGAATAGGGTGTCAAAGTGACAAGGCAAAGTCCGCAAAGATCTTCTTTAAGTTGGCAAGCTGTGTCAACAAATAAGAATCCTTCAGCAGGCCATTACATGTCTAACCAGCAAAGTCTTGGAATCATGTTAGCACAACTAGGAAGAGATGCCTCTGCTGCTGTAAGACTGTCCTATCTAACCACATAGCTTAATGCATTCAGTTTTCAACAGCTAGTTGCTTTCTTTATATGAACATTCTTTCAGCCTCTCATTTTTCATTGGAACTTGCTTTGTGTTAAACTCTTCAGGCAGCAGCGCGCCGTCTAAACTCAAACCGCAAGAATGTGGAGGTTGAATCAGTTGGTGTTGCTGGAAAATTCAGTTCTCAACAAACCATAAAGAAATACTTCCGAATGGAGGTACCGCTACCATTAACATGACTTCAGTGGCTTGTAAAGCAAACAAGCATAGTTCTCATGAATCTACTTTGCATTTAGcacaagtttgaaaataaacTCTTCTTGATGGTGCTTCTTTCCATTTTCTCTTGTATGGCAACAAATTGAATTCATTGCCTGAATTCACATATGCAGTTAACAGAAAAAGAGCAGCAGGACATAGAGGAGGATTTAGACTCCAGAGAACTTGAAGAGGGATTTGTGAGTGACAATTTTGTGTTTTCTCTTTCTACCTATCCATTACATTCTTTCTAGGGTGCAATGGTGGGAACTGAACATCCTATAATGTTGTGCTAATTTGGTATGACAGGTTACAGTTACCCCTTTGTCTTTGTATGCAAATGTTCACATGGAAATTCAATCATCAGTGTCCAGCTGGCTAGCTATTGCACTCAGTGGTGATCAATGAAACTAGCTGCTAATTCTGTGTGGTATTAATTGTAGAGTAATCTGCATTGTAATTGTGGCAATCTGAAAGTGAGAGTCAATGCTTCACAAGTTTTATGTTGTGAGATCTTGAGAGTAGTATGTATCATTGGGTAGCTACTATCCCATTAGATTTAATCTATATATTGTTATTCAGTTATTTACTGATGACATGACATGAAtggatatgcacatgttgccaATGAGAAGATTAAGTGGCTCAAAAAATGTGTTCCACCTCTTGCTGATGAAAAGCTAGAGTATCAATTTGGGGGAATGAAGTTGGGATAGTCCTTTGTGTTAGGAATTTTAATACCAATGAGTAATAAAATAAGATAGAACTTTATAAGTTGATATTCAATacatgaaattgaatttgagaTACTCACAATTCTCATCAAGGAGATGCCTAGCCACTCATCTCATGGCAAAAGCCACCTTTGGATACATTAAACCACACCCAAAAGATGAAAAAGCTAACAACTCTCTAAGTCTCTCTATCTCATACACACATTACCTCTAGAGAAATGGAAAAATGGGAATATGGCCATCCATCTCACACTCAACTAACTTAAATAGACATTTCATAACAAGGTGTTGGAGCTCTATCTTTGGCAAGGTTTTAAAAACTGGACTGGCCGATTCTGATCCGAATGAGCCATGAAACCGGATAGTAAAAGAATCGGTTAAAGAACCGTTAAACTGGTATAAAACCGGTCAAAGTCGGTGGTTCACCGGTTGTTAACGATtcttataaagtaaaaaaaaaaaagtattgtgTGTGAAAGAGAAAATGCTATCCAAAGTAGTGTAATTGTAGTCTGTACCTATCAAAGTGAAAGTGAGCACTCTAAGTAATAGCTAAGTGAACATGTAAAGGTGAAGTCACAAAAAGCGTGTTTGTCATACACTGCAGAGTAGAAAGATGCTCTGAAAAGTAGTGTGATCAAaatttactgataaaaaaataaaacttattaaataaaaattggaatacattaatttttttaatgtattaaattaaatattataataaatgagACTAGTACTATATGAACTCTAAAAGATTGATGCtgtaacaaatataattttcatatttctcCCTTATAGTTGTTGGTAGATATATTATTTTGTGTtgtagaaattaaatattatgttttatttgatttagtttaatgtgtaattttataagttatgtgttgttaatgataatatattaaagaaagttatgattattatataacttgttgtattaaaatttaaaaaaaatactatttagtTATTATTGGTGTGATCACGGTTCAAAGTAATTGAACTATTAAACTTTGAACCATTATTTTTACCGGTTCATTGGTcgagttttaaatattttcattctttCGATACAGGACACCCGACCTTATGCAGGCAAACTGATGTAGAAGGGtcatttttaaacaatttaccTAAGGGGATCTGTTTTCAAACATTTGGCGAAATCCTTATTTTCCTTATTCCGTGTCATCCCCAAAGGGTTTCGTCAATACCAGTGGCGAGATAcccttgcttctttttttttttccgccATTAATATTGGTGTTCttccttatgttttttttttccgccAGCAACACAGGCGTTTATCCTACAtgagttctttttatatttcatgCTTAACTCATGCGTAATGGGAGAGAGCAAATgtttatgaataatttgatttttataagattgtttattattgattgatttattatttttttgaattaatttatcaattaaataaataaatgttaatactttttatatttctaaagcattaaatatatttactctTTCTTAATATTTACCTTAGATAAAATAtaggaaatattaattaaaaatattataagttaatataatgttatatattgATAGAGGAGAATGcataaattgttataaaattttccaaataaaaaaaatattacttattaTTTATATGGTAAATGAATGAATGTAGCCTAAGACGTTGGACTAGTTCATGAGAGAAATTTGTTCTCCGtctctcttctttctattttttgggtacatcttcttagttatttttaaatatatacaataaaatatgtgaaaatttgaaaaaaaaaaatctgtttttgacctttttaaaagcatagtttatctttaaatgttaaattattgtaaatatattaatttaataattttaaataacatgtgttattttaaattttttttgtattaaacttttttatttttcgaaattcaaattcaactcttttttatttactaagtatgttttaaaaatttcaaatattttttattctctaatataattaatttttatattgcacctaaattaataattcatatctcattatacttttttatatgtttttttctctctaatatTTTCcagatttaattttatattttacttgaatccatacatttttattttatgtttgacttgagtcttaaaatttttattttatattttacttgagtctatatatttttattttaaattttaactaaataattttatctcttaaataaaaaaataaaatataagaatatttggtaaaataattagccgaaaaaataaatttattttattttaaaaaacaatcggttgtttttaaaatataaaatttgatatgataaaaaataaaaaaaaaacgccAGTGTTGCTGGCAGAACCTTCACTGCACGGGAAGCAAGGGTATCTCGTCAATGGTATTGGCGGAATCCTTTGGGAATGACAGGTGAGTCTCGCCAACAAGAATGGCGGAATAAGGAGAATAAGATTTCGCCAGCAGGAATAGCGGAACACCTTTAAAAGACAGACACCCTCGGGCAAATGTTTGAAAACAGACCCCCTTAGGTAAATTGTTTGTAAAAGTAATCCCTCTAAGTCATTTTGCCACCTTATGCAAGCACTTTATTCAAGCCTATTGCTATATCCACCccctaaaaaaatctaattacttAAATATCCTTCTCCTTTCTAATCTTCTTCTGTCCCTCACATACTACCATTTTCAACGCAACtacacactttccttttttCATAGCAACAACACATCCCTTTCTCTTTCATCACACTCCCTCATCTCTTTCACTCCCTTCATGCCTTCCATCTCTTGTTGTGGTATACCTTTGTTCCTCCTTTGCTCAGGCTCTTGCATTAACGTTAGGGTTTTTTCATTCCCATAACTCCAAGTTGTTGTAGTGAAACACCTCTTAAAGTTGTCCAAATTAAAGGATTAATATCAACGATATGTTTTCTTCACTTTAATTACTTCcctattgtataattttttctttgagatttttAACCACCCTAGTGTTCTACTTGGTTTCTGAATTTTTTCATAACATTCTGAAAAATTCTTtacacacttttattttttaacattcgGGAAAGTACTTTTTGGAACATAAAGTAGTATTTCAGAAAGTACCTTTtggaatgttaaaaaaaaatattattccagAAATTACATTCTAGAATGATTTATATTAATGTTATGGGTATAAAGGGTGTATTTGATaatgaaaaacagaaaaaaaattatatgggaGTGTACTTAGCAATAGGGGGAGTGGATATAGCAAAAGCCTTCTCCAATAGTTGACTTTTCCTCATCCCGGGCTTCAAAAATTTGGGTCTTCCTTGTCTCCAAATCATGGACTACTTTTCCAATACCTATATAAAAACAACAATATAAGAaaaacatcatcaaaacacaatTCAATTACTCTATACATAAAttcacaaaaattataaaattagcaccaaattttaattaaactcaaaaaattattataaaactaaaatatttagcAAATAAAGTAAGCACAATTTTGCCACTTACAATACACTCTTTCTTATTAGTTGAAAATTTATTGGATACTTCTTCCTCCATCTCTAATTATAAGACTCTTTTTagaattttgtttgtttatttttgtaagacttttttctaatttctagatgcattagttaattaaaatgatCTTATAATTAGGGATAAAGGGAGTACAAAACTAGGAGAGATATTCACTAAATTGTGATGTGTGTGTGagacacataattttttttgtaatttttaataaattttgaccaacaaaaaaatgtgttaaaaataatatattcctAACATTCCTCCCCAAATTCAACCTTACAAGACCCCATTCCATAAACTTTTGTTGTACTATATGTCTATATCCAAGTATCCTATGTTTAGCTAAGAAGACTTTTAATAAACAACTATGAGAATTGGTTGAATTACTTGAATTAAACACAATGGCATCCCGATGGTTGGGATGAGATTCACTTGGTATAGACCTAATGGGAGGGTAAAGAGTAGAAATGATCGATtccttgtttccaaggagtgGTTAGACGTGTGGCCAAAATGCACACAACATGTTCTTGATATAGCATTTCTGACCATTGTCCagttttattaaaacaaaaccTAGTGGATTGGGGCCCAAAGTCTTTCAAGACACTTGGTTGTTGGTTCGGGGATAGGAGGTTTGAGGAGTTTGTTAAATCATCTTGGGGGGAGGGGGTTGGAGGTGCAAGGATGAGGTGCTTATGTTGTTAAAGAGAAGCTCAAAATGCTAAAGGTGAAACTCAAAGAGTGGAATAAAAACTTTTTTGGTGACATCCatagaagacaaaaataaatcGAAGAGGTAAAAAATGATAAGAAGGAGGAGGTGCAAGTGTTGAGCAACCAAGAGAGAGCCTTGAGAATTGAGTTACAAGATAAATTGTGGGAATTGATGAAAAGCAATCAGTCTTTATTAAGGAGAAAATTGAGGGATAGATGGCTGATGGAAGGGGACaacaatacaaaatattttcacaTGATGGTTAAttggagaagaaagaaaaatatgttaagAGGCTTGAGGGTTGGTGAAGCTTGGGTGGAGGAGCCGGTGAGGGTCAAGGAGGTGGtcaaaaattatttccaagagaATATTAGTTAGGCAAATTGGGAGAGACCTAGCTAAGTTAGATGAAGTGACTTTTAGAGAAATATCTTTTGAAGACACTCATCTCTAATGACAATCTTTGAGGAGGAGGAAATCAAAGAAGCAGTGTGGGATTGTGGAAGCTTGAAGAGCCCAGGGTCCGATGGTTTCAACTTCAAGTTTATCAAATCCTTTTGGATCCTTTTGAAGAATGATGTGTATCGCTCTGCGAAGGAATTTCATAGGAATGAAGTACTTCCAAGAGGAGTTAATTCCACTTTTATCATCCTTATCCCTAAGGTGATTGATCCACTAAGTCTAAAGAAATTTAGACCAATATCCTTGGTGGGCTTGATGTACAAAATTTTAgctaaaagattggctaaagtCCTTCCTAAGATCATTGATGAGTGTCAAAGTGCTTTCTTGAGTGAGAGATCATTGTTACATAGTGCCTTAGTAGCAAATGAAGTAGTGGAGGAAGTGAAAAGAAGGAAGGGGAAATGTGTGATCTTCAAAGTTGATTATGAGAAGGCATATGACTCAGTGAATTGGGAATTCCTTTTATACATGATGAGGAGGTTGGGGTTTTGTACTAAATGGGTGAATTGGATCAAAGAATGCTTGGCATCTGGTTTTGCTTCTATTCTTGTCAATGAGAGTCCAACTAGTGAATTCAAAATGGAGAAGGACCTTAGACAAGGTGATTCATTAGCTCCCTTTCTTTTCACAATGGTGGCGGAGGGATTTAGTGTCCTTATGAGAGAGGCGATGGAAAAGAACATGTTCAAAGGGGTGTTGGTGGGAGAAAAAAAGGTGGAGGTCAATTTATTGCAATATGCGGATGACATAGTTTTCTTTGGTGAGACAAACTTAAGGAATGCGAGGACAATAAAATGCTTGATGAGGAGCTTTGAGTTGGTGTCCGGACTTAAGGTTAACTTTGCAAAAAAGCAATTTTGTAGCTATAGGTGTGGTGGGAAGGTATGCGGAGCTTCTAAATTGCAAGCAGCTATCTATTCCTTTTGACTATTTGGGAATACCAATTGGTGCAAATCCAAGAAGGAAGATTACATGGAGGAAAGTGATTGATAAATTCCAAAGTAGATTATCTCTTTGGAAGCATAAGACTCTATCTTTGGTGGGAAGAGTGTGCCCCATAAATTTGGTACTAacttctcttcctcttttctttgtttttttttaagatgcCTAGGTGtgttgtgaaaaaaaattgaaagtatcCAAAGAAAGTTACTTTAGGGAGGGTTAGAGGAGTGACAAAAATTTGTTGGGTTAGTTGGAAGAGGATTTGTTGTCCTAGGAGTCACGGTGGTTTAGGGGTTAAAGATATCTCCAGGTTCAATGATGCTTTACTAGCTAAATGGA is a genomic window containing:
- the LOC114367015 gene encoding uncharacterized protein LOC114367015 isoform X2, giving the protein MATSVKNNFLNPALVSNLQQALLRRKDSVQEQQHHNRANEPTKASSKPVVLVTNGDGIDSLGLTLLVEALLCDALLDVHVCAPETDRSVCGHSVTTGETLAVCSVQVGGANAYQVSADCVSLALSGALFSWSKPVLVISGLNKGTTCGYDTLYSGAVAGAREALICGVPSLCISLNWEKNVSCESDLKDAVTVCLPLIHAAIRDIQKGIFPKNCFLNIGIPSCPLTNKGVKVTRQSPQRSSLSWQAVSTNKNPSAGHYMSNQQSLGIMLAQLGRDASAAAAARRLNSNRKNVEVESVGVAGKFSSQQTIKKYFRMELTEKEQQDIEEDLDSRELEEGFVTVTPLSLYANVHMEIQSSVSSWLAIALSGDQ
- the LOC114367015 gene encoding uncharacterized protein LOC114367015 isoform X1, coding for MATSVKNNFLNPALVSNLQQALLRRKDSVQEQQHHNRANEPTKASSKPVVLVTNGDGIDSLGLTLLVEALLCDALLDVHVCAPETDRSVCGHSVTTGETLAVCSVQVGGANAYQVSGTPADCVSLALSGALFSWSKPVLVISGLNKGTTCGYDTLYSGAVAGAREALICGVPSLCISLNWEKNVSCESDLKDAVTVCLPLIHAAIRDIQKGIFPKNCFLNIGIPSCPLTNKGVKVTRQSPQRSSLSWQAVSTNKNPSAGHYMSNQQSLGIMLAQLGRDASAAAAARRLNSNRKNVEVESVGVAGKFSSQQTIKKYFRMELTEKEQQDIEEDLDSRELEEGFVTVTPLSLYANVHMEIQSSVSSWLAIALSGDQ